The Agromyces mariniharenae genome includes a window with the following:
- a CDS encoding ABC transporter ATP-binding protein produces the protein MATPILQVDDLHKTYGRGATRFDALKGVSFEVREGESLAIVGKSGSGKSTLMHLLALLDQPTSGSVRLAGRDASTLRGRELNRARNRTFGFVFQQFFLTPNATVLENVILPLKIAGVGRAERRRRGMAALAQLELDDKARNRASDLSGGQKQRVVIARALVNDPRVIFADEPTGNLDSATGAVVEDILFDLNREQGITLIVVTHDEELAARCDRRIHMRDGLLVEEHADAVEEVFAA, from the coding sequence ATGGCGACCCCCATCCTGCAGGTCGACGACCTGCACAAGACCTACGGGCGAGGCGCGACGCGCTTCGACGCGCTCAAGGGGGTGAGCTTCGAGGTGCGCGAGGGCGAGTCCCTCGCGATCGTCGGCAAGTCGGGTTCCGGCAAGTCGACGCTCATGCACCTGCTCGCCCTGCTCGACCAGCCGACGTCGGGCAGCGTGCGCCTCGCCGGTCGCGACGCGAGCACCCTTCGGGGGCGGGAGCTCAACCGCGCCCGCAACCGCACGTTCGGCTTCGTGTTCCAGCAGTTCTTCCTCACGCCGAACGCGACCGTGCTCGAGAACGTCATCCTCCCGCTGAAGATCGCGGGCGTCGGTCGCGCGGAACGCCGGCGACGCGGCATGGCCGCGCTGGCGCAGCTCGAGCTCGACGACAAGGCGCGCAACCGGGCCTCCGACCTCTCGGGCGGGCAGAAGCAGCGCGTCGTGATCGCCCGGGCGCTCGTGAACGACCCCCGCGTGATCTTCGCCGACGAGCCGACGGGCAACCTCGACTCGGCGACCGGCGCGGTCGTCGAGGACATCCTGTTCGACCTCAACCGCGAGCAGGGCATCACGCTCATCGTCGTCACGCACGACGAGGAGCTCGCCGCCCGCTGCGACCGGCGCATCCACATGCGCGACGGCCTCCTCGTCGAGGAGCACGCCGACGCCGTCGAGGAGGTGTTCGCCGCGTGA
- the argG gene encoding argininosuccinate synthase gives MSKVLTSLPVGERVGIAFSGGLDTSVAVAWMREKGAVPCTYTADLGQPDEPDVEAVPGRALEYGAEISRLVDVKTALVEEGLVALQCGAFHIRSGGKTYFNTTPLGRAVTGTLLVRAMMEDGVDIWGDGSTYKGNDIERFYRYGLMANPRLRIYKPWLDQTFVTELGGRAEMSEWMQQRDLPYRASGEKAYSTDANIWGATHEAKKLEDLDAGITLVEPIMGVRFWDDAVVIDAEDVTVRYEQGRPVALDGVEFDDPVELVLEANRIGGRHGLGMSDQIENRIIEAKSRGIYEAPGMALLHITYERLLNAIHNEDTIANYHQEGRRLGRLMYEGRWLDPQSLMLRESIQRWVGSAVTGEVTLRLRRGDDYTILNTEGPALSYHPDKLSMERVGDQAFGPEDRIGQLTMRNLDIADSRARLEQYAHLGIVGGATAQLVGEIASGQAAQIAAGEAETELEAATDAANEAAAFDLGTD, from the coding sequence ATGTCCAAAGTCCTCACGAGCCTCCCCGTCGGCGAGCGCGTCGGCATCGCGTTCTCGGGAGGCCTCGACACCTCCGTGGCGGTCGCGTGGATGCGCGAGAAGGGTGCGGTCCCCTGCACCTACACCGCCGACCTCGGCCAGCCCGACGAGCCCGACGTCGAGGCCGTGCCCGGTCGTGCGCTCGAGTACGGGGCCGAGATCAGCCGCCTGGTCGACGTGAAGACCGCGCTCGTCGAGGAGGGCCTCGTCGCGCTGCAGTGCGGCGCGTTCCACATCCGCTCCGGCGGCAAGACGTACTTCAACACCACGCCGCTGGGCCGAGCGGTCACGGGCACGCTGCTCGTGCGCGCGATGATGGAGGACGGCGTCGACATCTGGGGCGACGGCTCCACCTACAAGGGCAACGACATCGAGCGGTTCTACCGCTACGGCCTCATGGCCAACCCGCGCCTGCGCATCTACAAGCCATGGCTCGACCAGACGTTCGTCACCGAGCTCGGCGGCCGCGCCGAGATGAGCGAGTGGATGCAGCAGCGCGACCTGCCGTACCGGGCATCGGGCGAGAAGGCGTACTCCACCGACGCGAACATCTGGGGTGCCACCCACGAGGCGAAGAAGCTCGAGGACCTCGACGCGGGCATCACGCTCGTCGAGCCGATCATGGGCGTGCGGTTCTGGGACGACGCGGTCGTGATCGACGCCGAGGACGTCACCGTGCGCTACGAGCAGGGCCGTCCGGTCGCGCTCGACGGCGTCGAGTTCGACGACCCGGTCGAGCTCGTGCTCGAGGCGAACCGCATCGGCGGCCGCCACGGGCTCGGCATGAGCGACCAGATCGAGAACCGCATCATCGAGGCGAAGTCGCGCGGCATCTACGAGGCGCCGGGCATGGCGCTACTGCACATCACCTACGAGCGCCTCCTCAACGCGATCCACAACGAGGACACGATCGCGAACTACCACCAGGAGGGCCGCCGCCTCGGCCGCCTGATGTACGAGGGCCGGTGGCTCGACCCGCAGTCGCTCATGCTGCGCGAGTCGATCCAGCGCTGGGTGGGCTCGGCCGTGACCGGTGAGGTCACGCTGCGCCTGCGTCGCGGCGACGACTACACGATCCTCAACACCGAGGGTCCGGCGCTGAGCTACCACCCCGACAAGCTCTCGATGGAGCGCGTCGGCGACCAGGCGTTCGGCCCCGAGGACCGCATCGGCCAGCTCACCATGCGCAACCTCGACATCGCCGATTCGCGCGCACGCCTCGAGCAGTACGCGCACCTCGGCATCGTCGGCGGCGCGACCGCGCAGCTCGTGGGCGAGATCGCCTCCGGCCAGGCCGCGCAGATCGCCGCTGGCGAGGCCGAGACCGAGCTCGAGGCCGCCACGGATGCCGCGAACGAGGCCGCGGCGTTCGACCTCGGCACCGACTGA
- a CDS encoding S8 family peptidase yields the protein MKNRKVIGVACAAALAVGLIGTAAVPAAAAGPDTTYLVLAPQGKSTDKAAARVAAAGGTVVAAYDQIGVLVARSTNTSFETAVAGAGVESVASTNGLGTTLIDDEVVEAADVASVEASGDPTAEPRWSEQWDMQQIDVAEAHAITTGDPSVVVGVLDSGIDANHPDLATQVAKDQSASCLGGVVDTSQAAWSPTNSSHGTHVAGTIAAAINGVGIAGVAPGVKVASVKVVNDDGFIYPEAAICGYLWAADHGMPVTNNSYFIDPWEFNCVNDPRQRPVWQAVQRALRYSSAQGTLTVASAGNSNVDLQHKFTDSGSPNDGSSPVEDRTINGACRDLPAEAPGVVTVSAVGPTEQKSYYSSYGQGVVDVTAPGGDTRFRTGGVSSTLTDAVLSTIPGGGYGWSQGTSMAGPHAAGVAALALSAHPGMNPGQLASFLERTATPIACPDGVYEPRPGFPATCTGGERNGFYGAGNVNALNAVQ from the coding sequence ATGAAGAACCGCAAGGTGATCGGCGTGGCATGTGCCGCCGCCCTCGCCGTCGGGCTCATCGGAACGGCCGCCGTCCCGGCGGCCGCAGCCGGACCCGACACCACCTACCTCGTGCTCGCGCCGCAGGGCAAGAGCACGGACAAGGCCGCAGCCCGCGTCGCCGCGGCCGGCGGCACCGTCGTCGCCGCCTACGACCAGATCGGCGTGCTCGTGGCGCGCTCGACGAACACGTCGTTCGAGACCGCCGTCGCGGGCGCGGGCGTCGAGTCCGTCGCGTCGACGAACGGGCTCGGCACGACGCTCATCGACGACGAGGTCGTCGAGGCCGCCGACGTGGCGTCGGTCGAGGCATCCGGCGACCCCACGGCGGAGCCGCGCTGGAGCGAGCAGTGGGACATGCAGCAGATCGACGTCGCCGAGGCGCACGCGATCACCACGGGTGACCCGTCGGTCGTCGTCGGCGTGCTCGACTCGGGCATCGACGCGAACCACCCCGACCTCGCGACCCAGGTCGCGAAGGACCAGAGCGCCTCGTGCCTCGGCGGCGTCGTCGACACGAGCCAGGCCGCGTGGAGCCCGACGAACTCGTCGCACGGCACCCACGTCGCGGGCACCATCGCCGCGGCGATCAACGGCGTCGGCATCGCGGGCGTCGCGCCCGGCGTGAAGGTCGCATCGGTGAAGGTCGTCAACGACGACGGCTTCATCTACCCCGAGGCCGCGATCTGCGGGTACCTCTGGGCCGCCGACCACGGCATGCCCGTCACGAACAACAGCTACTTCATCGACCCGTGGGAGTTCAACTGCGTGAACGACCCGCGCCAGCGCCCGGTCTGGCAGGCCGTGCAGCGCGCGCTGCGCTACTCGTCGGCGCAGGGCACCCTGACGGTGGCCTCGGCGGGCAACAGCAACGTCGACCTGCAGCACAAGTTCACCGACTCGGGCAGCCCGAACGACGGCAGCTCCCCCGTCGAGGACCGCACCATCAACGGAGCGTGCCGCGACCTGCCGGCCGAGGCGCCCGGCGTGGTGACGGTGTCGGCCGTCGGCCCGACCGAGCAGAAGAGCTACTACTCGTCGTACGGCCAGGGCGTCGTCGACGTGACGGCTCCCGGCGGTGACACGCGCTTCCGCACCGGCGGCGTTTCGTCCACGCTCACCGACGCGGTGCTCTCCACGATCCCCGGCGGCGGCTACGGCTGGTCGCAGGGCACCTCGATGGCCGGCCCGCACGCGGCCGGTGTCGCGGCGCTCGCGCTGTCGGCGCACCCGGGCATGAACCCCGGCCAGCTGGCGTCGTTCCTCGAGCGCACGGCGACGCCGATCGCCTGCCCCGACGGCGTGTACGAGCCGCGTCCCGGCTTCCCGGCCACGTGCACGGGCGGCGAGCGCAACGGGTTCTACGGCGCGGGCAACGTGAACGCCCTCAACGCCGTGCAGTGA